CTGTTAATATCATTTTAAACTTCTCTACGGCTAATAGTGAGTGGTTTATATTAGCTGGCATTACTATAGTTTCACCTTTTTTAACATCAAAGCTTTCTTCCCCTATTGTAATTCTAGCTTCTCCATCTAAAATAGACACCATGGCATCCCCTTCAGACTTATGAGTACTTATTTCTTCATCTTTATCAAAAGCAAATACAGTTACATTTACATATTTGTTTTGAGTCAGAGTCTTGCTAATGACAGTTCCTTTTTGATAATCAA
The window above is part of the Tepidibacter aestuarii genome. Proteins encoded here:
- a CDS encoding cupin domain-containing protein; translated protein: MNKNFIKNIDFSTPIETTSLVDYQKGTVISKTLTQNKYVNVTVFAFDKDEEISTHKSEGDAMVSILDGEARITIGEESFDVKKGETIVMPANINHSLLAVEKFKMILTVVFDIDK